Sequence from the Cucurbita pepo subsp. pepo cultivar mu-cu-16 chromosome LG02, ASM280686v2, whole genome shotgun sequence genome:
CAAACTTGGCCGCCTTCTCCTTCGCCATCAGGGTCTAATGAAACCAACCcgtctccgccgccgccgacgGTTGAGATCAGCCCATCTCCTGCGCCTTCTGGCCAAGAGGCTCCACCTCCGACGGTTGAGATCAGCCCTGCTGCTCCTATATCGCCACCTCCGAGTCTTGGATATTCGATCATTCCGAGCAGCATTGGCTCCATTGGAGCgtttgttgctgctgctgctgctgctatcTTAGCTTGAAGGAAGAGATGCTATTTTTCTACTGAAATAGAACCGCTACATATGTAAATGtggaaatatttatttaaaatattttaaaaaacgatgtcatggacttaaatgtttatatcaaaaattgaaaacaaaaccagaaaaataaatagcgtaaaatttaaataaaacacaaaaaagaataaaataatgagTTCATAAGACCTGAGGGCtacaaaatagaaatagatGTAATTGCCCTACCACTGCGCGTTGCTGGTCTTCATTGGTAGAAGAGTTCTTATACTTACCTAAAATGTAAGAGTAGCACAAATATTCAGTAAGTAAACCGACTATTGGAGTCACAAAATGCATACACATGCAACTAATATGTGAAAAGTTGGATGTTCGGTGCTTctctacacatgacccacGTGCACGACCATGGGTTCACCAGGCAGGCTTGCACACCCCTTGGGTCTAGATCATCAGGCTAACACTCACTAACGGGATGTTGCTAAACACCATAGAGGTAAAGGACCCGCATAACATCATGGCAAACATAAATGTCATAAATCATATGTCGTAATGTGTGCGCCTGTACTCATCATCATGGAAAAGTAACCTAATGCACGTATCACACAAATATCCATGAGGTCCCCATAGTATATAATCATGACAAGACACTTTTTTTCATACATGGTTCTGCcgaaattttgatattaaagAACACCAAGATTAATTCTCTAATACAAGTTGAGAACGCGAAATAGAAGTGGGATCGAAGCAGCACCGAGCTTTTCTTACCCATTCTATACTTAGAATCAGTATTATGCAAAtgtggtctcggttcattcatgcacttctcatttttcaggtgTCACAAAAACTGTTTAAATATATCATTCGGAGTTTTCCATTCCTATCCTANtttttttttttttttttttgtattaaataaaaaaaaataattgaaaataaacatttattaattgaTCCGTGGAagtgaaaatttgaacttctaaTTATTTGGTTCGAGAATATTATTGTAACgccccagatccactgctagtcgatattgtcctttctgggctttccctttcgagcttcccctcaaggctttaaaacgtgtttgctaggggaaggtttccacaccgtggtttgttctcctccccaaccaatgtgtgacatcacaatccaccccccatcgtccttgttggcactctttccttcctcctatcgatgtgggacagccctcaaatccacctccctttgtggtccagcatccttactgacacaccgcctcgtgtctaccccccttcggggaatagcgagaaggctgacacatcgtctggtATCTAGATTTGACGTCCTCCATtggttgtggaggagaacaaaccaccatttataagggcgtagaaacctttccctagcaaacgcgttttaaaaccttgagaggaagctcgaaaggaaaagcccaaagatgacaatatctgctagcggtggatctgggtcgttacagttatactatttataataGTTTCGgttataaaaatttctttttcttttcaaagatTTCACGATCCGAAGTCAAGGTACAAGGAAAACTACTTCAAACAACGACAATGAGACCCCACAAATCGAGCTAAGCAGAACATGTAACAAACTCATAACAATAATATCaaaacatgaagaaaaccaaacCTACTCTCAACTATGTGGAGCAATGAGCAACCACATTTGTCGAACCGAGCAACCACATTTGTCGAACCAACACAACAGGTAGACATAGTGGAATGAGTAGTCGACCCATGAAGCTAAAGATTACACCAAACACGACATCAACGACAACGACCCATACGCTCGTGACAAATGCATGCTATCTTAACGGACCAAGTAAAAATTCAATCGATAGAACCTGACCGAGATAACACCAGCAGAAAGAATAAATcttaacaaataaaacaaaataattatttattaatttctccaaaatgGTCAATGATTAGGNCAAATCCACCCTCCAatgtttagctctgataccatttgtaactgttcaggtccaccgctagcatatattgtcctatttaTGCTGTTCCTTTTggactttttttaaattcatcgaggtttcaacacctttataaacaaagggtgtttcgttctcttcctcCGGGATCTCACGGtatcattttaaataactaCCCTTGTCATGATGTGCATGCAGTTTTCAACTATGCTGCTGATCAAGACTCAGTGCTTCAAGTGACCCAAGATGCCTACGCCAATTGCAGCATCCAAGCGCCAATCAAACAGTACTCCGATGGCCATACTGTTTTCCAGTTTGACAAATCAGGGGCTTACTATTTCATCAGTGGAAACAAAGCCCATTGCCTCAAAGATGAGAAGCTGGTGGTGGTTGTTTTGGCTGATAGAACCAATTCAACCACTTTGCCTCCTCCACCCTCAGCTCCGTCGCCTGCGCCACCAAATGATCAAACTTGGCCGCCTTCTCCTTCGCCATCAGGGTCTAATGAAACCAACCcgtctccgccgccgccgacgGTTGAGATCAGCCCATCTCCTGCGCCTTCTGGCCAAGAGGCTCCACCTCCGACGGTTGAGATCAGCCCTGCTGCTCCTATATCGCCACCTCCGAGTCTTGGATATTCGATCATTCCGAGCAGCATTGGCTCCATTGGAGCgtttgttgctgctgctgctgctgctatcTTAGCTTGAAGGAAGAGATGCTATTTTTCTACTGAAATAGAACCGCTACATATGTAAATGtggaaatatttatttaaaatattttaaaaaacgatgtcatggacttaaatgtttatatcaaaaattgaaaacaaaaccagaaaaataaatagcgtaaaatttaaataaaacacaaaaaagaataaaataatgagTTCATAAGACCTGAGGGCtacaaaatagaaatagatGTAATTGCCCTACCACTGCGCGTTGCTGGTCTTCATTGGTAGAAGAGTTCTTATACTTACCTAAAATGTAAGAGTAGCACAAATATTCAGTAAGTAAACCGACTATTGGAGTCACAAAATGCATACACATGCAACTAATATGTGAAAAGTTGGATGTTCGGTGCTTctctacacatgacccacGTGCACGACCATGGGTTCACCAGGCAGGCTTGCACACCCCTTGGGTCTAGATCATCAGGCTAACACTCACTAACGGGATGTTGCTAAACACCATAGAGGTAAAGGACCCGCATAACATCATGGCAAACATAAATGTCATAAATCATATGTCGTAATGTGTGCGCCTGTACTCATCATCATGGAAAAGTAACCTAATGCACGTATCACACAAATATCCATGAGGTCCCCATAGTATATAATCATGACAAGACACTTTTTTTCATACATGGTTCTGCcgaaattttgatattaaagAACACCAAGATTAATTCTCTAATACAAGTTGAGAACGCGAAATAGAAGTGGGATCGAAGCAGCACCGAGCTTTTCTTACCCATTCTATACTTAGAATCAGTATTATGCAAAtgtggtctcggttcattcatgcact
This genomic interval carries:
- the LOC111787669 gene encoding early nodulin-like protein 2, which encodes MGSPVFNYAADQDSVLQVTQDAYANCSIQAPIKQYSDGHTVFQFDKSGAYYFISGNKAHCLKDEKLVVVVLADRTNSTTLPPPPSAPSPAPPNDQTWPPSPSPSGSNETNPSPPPPTVEISPSPAPSGQEAPPPTVEISPAAPISPPPSLGYSIIPSSIGSIGAFVAAAAAAILA